In Nocardioides sp. W7, the genomic stretch CCGCCGATCGCGGCGCTGACCACGCACGCCGCCGACCGGGCCTGGGCCGCCCGGCAGGCGTTCGTCGTCGCCCCCCGGCGCCCGGCCCCCCGCGACCTGGCCCTGGACCCGGACGTGGTCGCCGCCGCCCTCGAGTCGGGGCCGGACGTCGGCTCGCTGCTCGTCGCTCCCCTCGGCGTGCTCGGCGACGGCTGCGCCGGGGCGATGGTGCTCTCCCGGCTCCCGACCGGAGCCGAGTGGAGTCCCGCCGAGGTGGGGGCGGCGTTCGACATCGGCCGCGACCTCGGCCTGTTGATCCACAACGCCGGACTGGCCACGCGGGAGCAGGCGCTCCTCGACGAGCTGCGCACGGTCGCGGCCTACAAGGGCCGGCTGATGGCGATGGTCTCGCACGAGCTGAAGAACCCGCTCACCGCCATCCTCGGCCACCTCGAGATCCTGGCCTCCGACCCTGAGCTGTCCGAGGACGCCCACCTGTCCGTCGGTGCCATGCAGCGGGGTGGCCAACGGCTCCAGCGGGCCGTCAACGACCTGCAGCTGCTCTACAGCACCGACTCCCCCGAGCCCGCCGACCCGCGACCGGTCGACCTGGTGGCGCTCGTCGGTGAGGCGGTCGAGCTGTACGACGCCAACGCCCGCCGCGCGCAGGTCGTCCTCCGGATCGAGGAGTCCGACGAGCTCCTCGTCTGCCTGGGCGACGCCGTGGCGATCGAGCGGGCGGTCGCCAACCTGCTCAGCAACGCGATCAAGTACACGCCGGCCGGCGGCTCCGTGACCCTGCGGGTGGCCCGCCACCGGGACGGGGTCGAGGTCGCGTGCCGCGACACCGGGATCGGGATCGCCGAGGAGGACCGGGACCGGATCTTCGAGGAGTTCTACCGGACCGCCAACCCCCTCGCCCTGGACCAGCCCGGCACCGGGCTCGGCCTGGCGATCGTGTCCCGGATCGTGCAGCGGCACGGGGGCCGGGTCGAGGTCGAGTCCGTCGTGGGCGCGGGCAGCACCTTCCGGCTGGTGCTGCCGGCCGGAGGACCGGCGGCGCACGCACCCCAGCCGGAGGCGCGGGAGGTGCTGCTGTTCACCTACGGCACGTTCCGGCTCGCCGAGGTGCAGCTGCGCATCTTCGGTCGCACGGTCCGCGGCGAGCCGGACGCGATCACCAGTCACCGGCTCGTGCAGGTCCGCGTCGCCGACGGGAGCGCCGCCGACCTGGCCGGCTCCGACGTCCACCCCGCGCTGGTCCCGAGCGCTGCCGGCGGGCTCGTGCGCGGCGTCGC encodes the following:
- a CDS encoding HAMP domain-containing sensor histidine kinase: MPPSDPPVQRHGPAVSWADAQSRDALQLIVETVSELTGFDLVGVSVVREDGYVQGLAMVGPEEAVASEIGAIAPVGPLLEALETAEDWGLFRFLPARTHALDLDRWGWRSAEAGGPAPDAWQPDDLLLAPFHDDEDGRLVGFLGLDLPRSGSRPDAAERQVLQIHARHARASVLNVLARERLAELVRLTDAAADVLRNGADTRTPQHVIDTGRDRIRRALRADRLWFALQPEAAVLGPDGPDEPPPPIAALTTHAADRAWAARQAFVVAPRRPAPRDLALDPDVVAAALESGPDVGSLLVAPLGVLGDGCAGAMVLSRLPTGAEWSPAEVGAAFDIGRDLGLLIHNAGLATREQALLDELRTVAAYKGRLMAMVSHELKNPLTAILGHLEILASDPELSEDAHLSVGAMQRGGQRLQRAVNDLQLLYSTDSPEPADPRPVDLVALVGEAVELYDANARRAQVVLRIEESDELLVCLGDAVAIERAVANLLSNAIKYTPAGGSVTLRVARHRDGVEVACRDTGIGIAEEDRDRIFEEFYRTANPLALDQPGTGLGLAIVSRIVQRHGGRVEVESVVGAGSTFRLVLPAGGPAAHAPQPEAREVLLFTYGTFRLAEVQLRIFGRTVRGEPDAITSHRLVQVRVADGSAADLAGSDVHPALVPSAAGGLVRGVALQISDDELALALAHESRDHHLVEVELASGRRAWATTVAVPTP